AGTGTGTTAATTGAGCGTGTTGAATTGATCGTACATCAATGAGTAAAACAGCAGGGTGTTTTCAGTAATAGCATTGATATTATCAATGATGTTGTCAGTATTAAAACGTATGTTTTATATCACCACATGCAGTGGGTGATAACTGTTCAGATATGATTAACATTTTGATGTTTCCCTTTCTAAAGATAAGTAAAACCTTGATCATAAAAAGCTATAAATATAATAATCATAGGTTAAGTAATGAATCAAAAAACATCACTATTCGCTCGTATCGCTCACGGTAGCCTTGTGCTTCAAATTATCAGCGGGATCATTTTGGGTGTGGTCCTGGCAAGTATTTCCACAACTGGTGCCAACAATGTGGCTTTTTTAGGCTCACTCTTTGTGGGAGCTTTAAAGGCGATTGCGCCAATACTGGTTTTTGTTTTGGTGGCATCATCTATTGCTAATCAAAAGAAAAATAGCCAAACCAATATGCGTCCGATTATTGGGCTATATCTTCTGGGAACCTTTGCTGCAGCATTAACCGCAGTGTTATTTAGTTTTGCGTTTCCAACCACTTTACTATTAACCGCCGGAATTGAAGGCTCAAATCCTCCTCAAGGCATTAGTGAAGTTATCAATACCTTATTATTTAAAATTGTCGATAATCCAGTTAATGCATTATTAACCGGTAATTATATTGGCATTTTGGTGTGGGGGGCAGGCTTAGGGATAACCATGCATCATGCCAGTGACAGTACTAAGAGAATGCTTTCTGATGTCAGTGATGCAGTGTCGAATATTGTTCGCTTTGTTATCCGTTTAGCACCTATCGGTATTTTCGGCTTAGTGGCTGCTACCTTTGCCGAAACAGGTTTTGAAGCCATAGCGGGCTATGGTCAATTACTGATGGTGTTAGTGGGATCGATGCTATTTATTGCTTTGGTGGTTAACCCTATTATTGTGTATGTCAAAATTAAACGTAATCCTTATCCATTAGTGTTTAAGTGTTTACGTGAAAGTGGGGTTACGGCATTTTTTACTCGTTCTAGTGCAGCCAATATCCCGGTAAACATGGCTTTATGTGAAGAACTTAAATTGCATAAAGACACCTATTCAGTGTCTATTCCTCTTGGTGCAACCATCAATATGGGCGGTGCAGCGATTACTATTACGGTATTAACTTTAGCTGCTGCAAATACATTGGGAATTCAAGTCGATTTTATGACGGCACTGTTATTGAGTGTTATTGCTTCTGTTTCAGCTTGTGGTGCATCAGGTGTTGCCGGTGGGTCGCTATTGTTGATTCCATTAGCATGTAGCTTATTTGGTATTTCTAATGATGTTGCGATGCAAGTAGTGGCTGTTGGCTTTATTATTGGAGTGATCCAAGACTCTGCTGAAACAGCATTGAATAGCTCTACGGATGTGATATTTACCGCTGCAGCATGTGAAGCCGCTGAAGCGAAAGAAGCTGCTCTAGCTAGTTAATGTTATGACATTGATTAAAAAATGCTGACGTCACCGCGTCAGCATTTTTCGTCTAACCTGGCTTCACTTATATTATTAAAATGGATGCTGACTAAAAAAAGTCATTTCAGCTTGGCTGTAAGGGTGAGTAATTGTGAGTGACTGTGCATGCAAGTTTAAACGTTTACTGGCATTGATCGTTGCTGCATCACCATAAAATTCATCGCCTAAAATAGTATGACCAAGGGATAACATATGCACCCTAAGTTGATGAGTGCGACCCGTATGCGGCTTAAGTTCCATCAAGGTTGAGTGTGGTCTATGTTCAAGTACTTGGAAATAGGTTAACGCAGCTTTGCCTGTGCTGGTG
The Shewanella vesiculosa DNA segment above includes these coding regions:
- the sstT gene encoding serine/threonine transporter SstT; translated protein: MNQKTSLFARIAHGSLVLQIISGIILGVVLASISTTGANNVAFLGSLFVGALKAIAPILVFVLVASSIANQKKNSQTNMRPIIGLYLLGTFAAALTAVLFSFAFPTTLLLTAGIEGSNPPQGISEVINTLLFKIVDNPVNALLTGNYIGILVWGAGLGITMHHASDSTKRMLSDVSDAVSNIVRFVIRLAPIGIFGLVAATFAETGFEAIAGYGQLLMVLVGSMLFIALVVNPIIVYVKIKRNPYPLVFKCLRESGVTAFFTRSSAANIPVNMALCEELKLHKDTYSVSIPLGATINMGGAAITITVLTLAAANTLGIQVDFMTALLLSVIASVSACGASGVAGGSLLLIPLACSLFGISNDVAMQVVAVGFIIGVIQDSAETALNSSTDVIFTAAACEAAEAKEAALAS